A region of the Acanthopagrus latus isolate v.2019 chromosome 18, fAcaLat1.1, whole genome shotgun sequence genome:
TCCCCACTTCATGCATGTCTGCTATGGAAGCTGCTAAAAGAATAGACAGTGGTTTCaataaataacaacatgaacacttttattattttgcgAGGGAATATAAGCACTTGAGTcaaaaacaagaattaaaaaaacattttcttacacaaatctgcaaaacacactgaagcagTCCAACAAGCCTCAGTCCTGGCGGAGCTTTGGCAGAATTGTCCCATATTTTCACGGCAGGTGCTGACGCCTCTGCTCAAAGCGAGGTTGTCTGAGAGAACGGACAGGCTGCAGCATGGCTTTTCCCACCGAGTTGCTCAGCTGCTTGATGAGCAtccagagaagcagcagcatgAGGGTCAGGAGTCCCAGGAGCATCCCCACGTACAGGCTCAGGTTCCAGCCCCAGCCCAGTGCCAGGGGCAGTGAGGTGGACGCCACCAGGAATCTCCTCGGGGCCGGCATGGGGTCAGGCAGCAAcccgccctctcctcctcctccaaaaaTGTCTCCTTTTCCCACACTTGGATCTTCTCAGGGGTTGGACAGATGCTGTGCTGTAGCTGCTGGAGCCATTGTTTTAACTAGTGTTCAGCTGGTTTGGCTATGTTACAGAATTCCCCGCTGTCCCCATGGTTTAATCCTCCAGTTAGTAGAGCCAACCTGTTGAGAGTGTGAGCGTGGTCTTTGAGCAATCCATTCTCCAGTGGTGGAAATCCGTCTGCAGCTGGGCTgtgctgtgtttcctcctctgtcagactCCTCACACAAGCCAGCCTCCCAGTTTAtcatgagagagggaggagggggagagagcaaCAGAGACAAGCCTTCAGCACCAGCGGCTGCCTTCACTTTCAGAGGAAATCAAATCCCTCAACTAGAAAATGTCAATCCTGTCCTGTCATTTAACAATTAATAATTATGTGCagacaaaaaaggacaaagcaTGTCTTCATATTTCAGTCTGCCTTTGTGTTCATAATGGATTCTGTGTGCCAGTTCTGGATTTCAAACAATCGACAGCATCATTTCAGGGCGATATGGAAACTGTATCCTGCCAAGATTTCACTGAATAGCTTTAGTCCACCTCCCGTCAAAGGGTTTCCTTTTCCTACAGTAGAAAGTTTGAGCTCCACtgtagatggatggatgtgcaGTCTGTCActaaaggctgttttcacattaattgctcaaactgtaaatgtactCTGTGCTCATTAGGGCTGCAACAGTCATTTTCAACATTAACCTGTCAGCTTTTCTTGATTGATAGTTGTTTAGTCCTTAAAAGGCTGGAGAAAGGCAAAAATTCTGAAGCTGAGGACAAATGTTTAGTCAACTGTCAGAAGGAAATAGAGACAACACTGAGCAGGACAAAAGGAAACTGTCTGCCAAGATGCAAAATGTTCCTTTGACCTCAAGTTCCCTTAAATTTCTCAAAATTCACATTACATAATTTTAAACCGTTTTTCCCCTAGAAACACCAGGCAAACATGTTAAACAAGGCCTTCATATTTTCTGGGATTATTTATAAAGCCATTTGATGCGGCAAGTCCACCTTTTTCCTGCAGAACCACTGATGCATTACCACGCTACAATAGAGATCTTTAAATGTTCATGTCCCCTTCAATTTGTACTGATCTTAAAAATCCCAGATGTTTCGCTTGTGTCAAGCTCTAAAGACAATTCTATGATGAAACCTCTTACACCACAAAGCCCATGATTCAATTCCCATTTAGGATAAACCATTTTAAATGGTCAGCCACACCAACATGCACATAAAGGAAAGCACTGTAGGTCAGTAAGCCAGTCTTTAAGTAACCAAGCTGTACAGGTTGGACCACTTTTGACCCGTCAGTTGGATTTTACATCAAGTTGGCAGAAAAAGACTCTGGCAGGTTTCCAAGTCCTTGTGGACCTGatgaaacctttaaaatgacCAAACAGTCCTCTGCTGCCACCATGAGTCCAACATGAAAGATTTAGACATGAAGGCTTACTTTAAGTGAAAATTTTATTTACAAGAGCcatattttacagtgcagaaGAAGCCTTGACAACATGTTAGGTTacacaaatgtaatgaaacagctGACTCcatgacagacaaaaacactttaatcAAACATCCCATGAGGTCTTGTTAAAGGTCTCGCCTCAAGGTGAACCAGCAACAACTGCTCAGAACAACGAACCCATAGTGGGAAAAAGTTCTCAGGGTTTGAATACATTCAGAGGTCTACAGGAGCTGAAGACACTGTTGACCAAAGCAGAATGTTTACAGAGTGTGATAAGACTGCCATTTTGTCTGATTAAAAGTCAATTAAAACTGCTTGATTAACCAACTGTATTGTCTGTTGTGCTTATTTAAAAatacccttaaaaaaaacaaacaaaaaaacatgtagctCTACTCTAAGAAGAGCAGGCGATGTCTGAAACTGGtccacatcaaaaaaaaaaaacacaaaaaaaaaagactggtaCAACTCTACATGTATAAGGGGAGGGAAGACGTCAGTTCAGTGTCAGTTTAGTTGGAGCCTCGATGAGGGAAACTTCATGATACCTGGAAGAGAAAAGGTCattacaacattaaaaacaaaaaaaaataattcagaggAACTAATGAGCAAGTTGTTTACAGTCTGTTTACTTACTTGGGGCCCTTGTACTTCTCCCGAACAGACTGCTGGGCATGCTGAGCAGCACTGAGGTGAAGTTTGTGCAGATCCTCGACACACGGCATCAGCTCTTCTAGGGAGTAGCCAGTCATCTCTGTCAAGGACTTGGGCTGAGGAGATGGAATAATCACGTTAGCTTAGACTTTACTCCCCATGATTAGCTCAGATAAGGGGGCTGATTCCAACTCCAAATGGTACGATTAAGCTTTAAACCCAGTTTTAACACCTGATGAGTAACATGTGTTCCTTCTACAGTTTGTTTTACCTGGAGCATTTGTGACAACTGTATACACATTCCAGCTGTATAAAAAGCAGCATTAGTCTTCCacagaggtttttaaaaaaaaacaaaaaaaaaccacacacttCATTTAAACCATTACATAACTTACCAATGAGCCACCAGTCACTATGTTGTTGGCCACAACataagctgcagcagcagtcagtgatGGCAGGTACTTTAAGAAGGGATCAGAGTCCACCAGGCTGAGCTCCCCAAGGTACTGCAAATATATACAAAGAGTTACATGCAATTTATGTAGATTACCCTGGTCAAAGACTAGGGATCATTTGTTCAATTTGCTATGAAAAGCTTTAGTTGCATCCAGATAGCCAAATCTATCATAAAGATGCTTGGAACATCTGCAGTAAGCTCACCATTGCCAGGCTTTCCACCTGTTTGTTGACAGAATGCTGGAGGAAGTAGTGTGTGAGAAACTGGTTGATGGTTGGTGCTGCCAGATCAAAGGAGAGCACTTTAAGCACCAGATGCTCCATTCTTAACACCTGCTTCTTGGTGTAGGTGTCGTCTGTGATGTAAACGAACTCTGCCACCTCAGGGGGGTAGATCTCTTCAAATTTCCTGCATTTGGATGTGCAAATAGTCACGTCAcagggcaggaaaaaaagaaaatgcaaacaaaatatttgCAATACAACTAGACAAATTTTGTGTTGTGCACGTACGAAGCCAGCAGCATTGCAGCAGTCCCAACCAGCTGAAGCTTCCCCCTCAGGACTGACATTGAGGAGAGGAAGCGGTCGATGTAGTTTACAGCCAGATAAAGCGTCTCGTTCTGTAGCTTGTACTCTTCTCCAACCTCGACCAGCCAGTCAACCAGAATGGCCCTCATGCTGTTGGTGATGTCAGGCTGCTTCTTCATGTAGCCTGCCTTCGGCCTGGTTTTTACCTGAGGAGCAATACCAGGATTTACTACAGAATATACTTGCAATATTCAAAACTTTATATTGAACTACATTTCTAGAGAGGCCAGGCAGCTGAAAGAATATTTGAGGCTGTGAAGAATTAGTTTCTCACCTCCATCTCCCTCAAGTACTTGTAGATTTCTTCAGCATATTCTGGGACCTCATTTACATTAACTGGTTTCTCCTCCCCCTCAACCAAGGACATATCCATGGGAGagtctgagaaaagaaaagtttaacaTTCAGTGAAATGCTAAAACTTTTAGACAAGATGAAAATTTGGAGCTACAGTGTCAGTAAAGAGTCAAATTGGATCCTTCCCTGCCTGATGATAAAGAGAACAGATCACAATATATTTACAACTCACCAAAGCTGACATCCATTGCTGATGGAATATCTATGGTGGCCAGCGGCTGTCGGAGCCGTGCCACGGCATTGCTGATTGCGAGGGGAGACTCTGCTTCGATCGACTTTGCTTTGACAGCTTCGATCTGTAGTGGCTTCTTGGTGCAGGCACCATCGGGCTCATCCACATGGATCTGGAAAGCAGGCTGTTTGATGGCGGGCTTCTCATAGCAGCTTTTACTGAAGTCTTCATTTTTGCAGGACAACTGCTGTGATGACTCCTAGGAGCAGAAAACAGGACAATTCAGATGTTTGTCTCTTGAGAAATGCATTTTGCAGCATGGCAAAAATTACACTGAAGCCAATTTTCAAAAGTGCTGATGCTACCAGACACAAGAGGTTCATGTGATTAACACAAGCTGCAACAATAGCATGGGATAGAAGTGGTAATTTGTGGAGAGTTCAAATGGCAATTTATGTTGCATAAAGGCAGGAGCGAATATGGCACAAGAGATTATTAAACTCAGACAGGGGGCCGGAGAGCACTTGTGTTTTAAGCATCACCCAAAATCATTTATACACGTGGAACGGGTGGAAGAACAGCCTAACACATGAAGTCTGTTTTACTTcgttaaagctttttttttttttttttaagagtgaaATGGGGCAATAACTCGGTGATAGTAAAATGGCGGACAGTCTGGGTAACAGACGTAGCTATAGCTTAATGCATCTGCAAGTTTGTTAAAAGGTTAAACACATGTTAAAAGTGGCACTACAGCCCGACAGGCAGGTAACATTATCTAGTATGATGACCGAAGTTAGTTGCCTCCAAAATCTACAATGGCTCCCATCCTGCCTGCAGGCAGCAGCTCAAGCTAGCGAGCATCCAGACCAACCTGTTTGGTGCCGCGCTGGTTCAGGCTCTTGCTCCGCTGGTTGGTCTGCAGAGGTCCCAGGACGGTTCTGCTGCCGGCTGCTTGTTTCGGCGGAAGGTTTTCTTGGTTCTCATTTGCAGAAGTTCTTGGTTTTAGCGAGCCTCTCAGTCTCAACAGCACATTCTCTTGGTTGTGATACTCACTAGCCGCGCTCCCCTGTCCTCTGTTAGCTCCCGACATGTTTCCCCCTCAAACAGTTCAACCCGCCTGCGTTTGCTTACCGAGCTACAACAGCGGCTGTGTGCTCTTGTacgcggaaaaaaaaaagatcaagcCGAGTTTTGTTCCAAAGCGATCACTTATGTGCTGTTAACTCGAGGTTAGCATTAGCTGCTACCTTGATGAGGAAGGTTCAAGATGTGTTCAATCAAAACTAAGCTGTCGAGATGGTAACGACACTTGGAGACGCAGAGTTAAAACAAAGCAGacgaaaacacaaaaacatcagtcgGTGGTAAAATATCTGTAAAACGGTGAACGTGTTTTTAAGTCGCCATATTCGTGAGTTTCGAAGTTATAACCAACCTGCAGCCGGGAGCGCTAGCCTCGGTCCATTTACCCAGAGACATGGAGAGGTCGCTTTCTCTCAGTTCAAGTAGCCCGCGAGGATTGAAACGGACCAATCACAGTCGGCTCGGGTAATGACGTGTGTGATTGTACGGTGGCCAGGAGAGCACAATGTTCGCTTGATTGCAAATTCAAATCCGGTTTGACAGATTTGAACGTATGGCTGAACGTTATGTAGGTTAACAGCTGAGGAACAACGTTAGCCAGATGCACACAATGCAGACACACGCTGCTGTTATTTAATCTGCTCGTACTTCACATTATGTAACGCATCTTCTTATTATTTCTCTGTATGTTGTCCACAGTATATCAGTAAAAACGATCATTGCACAGATTTTAACATATAACACGTTATATTGTATATactcagtgtgtgtctttgtgaacCTCATGCACATGTATCTGTTCACATTATATCTATGTCATCGGCAGTAATAATTATTCCAGTGCtggttttactttttaatcacCTTCTGTTAATCAGCTTACAGTTGACCCACACTCCTCAGATAGTCAGGGGTGATATTTGACTGTTAcacttgtttattctgtgatgtattattatactATTGTGTGTATTGGTGTTTTATATCTATCTACAACAGTTCAGGTTGTTTGTTATTTGACATGATGATGAcgaaacattttcatcttttgccAGCAGTGGAAGAAGATTtcaaaacctttattttaccACTGTAAACACTTCTATTCAAATGGATACTTGGAGGTATAGTGTTAAGagcaaaatatatttaaagtaCATATTATGCAGCATAATGGTCCCTTTCGGTGCTCTAATgttatatgtacatattttgaaatgtgtaatAACCAGATGGGTCCAGTTGAAATTACAGTCTTCTTGTCAAGGAACATAAACGgtacacaataaaaacaaggaaTTAGAAACAgatataaaacagaaatcatCCCAATGACTTGGTCTCCAGGTTTTCCAAAATGGAGATTTAAAACATTCTACAAAATCATATAAAACTCCCCTGAGTGGAAAGAGTACTTGTTATGTTAGGATGGGAGATGGTTTccttgtaaatgtatttataccagtgtgtgtgtgtgtgtgtgtgtgtgtgtgtgtgtgtgtgtgtgtgccattaaACACCATATGAGTACCATCGTTACTGAACATGTAAGCATTTCAAATATCTTcaaataaatcatatatatattttaaaatatctcGAAATAAGTGTAAAGAGGATAGAAAACGGGAAAGTATGGgaatttgatttattgactCATCACTCTACCAATCAAATGCCAGCAGATTGGTGAgttgtttcatgtttgtcaCTTGTAGCTTGTGATATCATACAtgtctgtttcttcctgcaGAGTTTCATGTACTTGGGACTATCTATCCTTTCCATCAGCCCCATCAATGATGAATCCGACAGTGGTTACGTAACCACTGGTCAGTAAgctacaatttttttttcaagaggaGGAACTCAGTTCTTTGGTAGTTATGACAGAAAAACATACATTGTGTATTTTGACTGGCTTATATCTGGTCTGATATAAAGAGGAGGCATCATCCTGGTGGTTTATAAATCACCACATTTGATTTTAGATGCTATCAAAAATACATTATGACTAATTAATGTACACCATAGTGAGGACAAACAGTATCTAAATTACACAATGATGAAATCACTGACACCGTGAGTAGCTATCATAAAATTCTTTCGTATTTACAATACAAACATAGTGCAGAGACACAACATGTAATTCTAACTGTTGATCTACATATCAACATCATTGAAAAAGTTTAACAGAGAATTCAAGTCATAACTATCGAGTATCTCCAGCAAGGACGACACCTTGGTTTTCACATTCTGGcctttgaatttgaatttgtcGATGAAGAGGTCTGTGATCATTCctacaggaaagaaaaagaaaaatattaatataatatatctgtgtataaaagcTCTACTTCATAATGTCAGGCTCATATAGTACAACTTAGGAGTTAAAGTGATCCTGTcttgcagcttttaaaaaagtgatACATGTTAA
Encoded here:
- the ccna2 gene encoding cyclin-A2 — protein: MSGANRGQGSAASEYHNQENVLLRLRGSLKPRTSANENQENLPPKQAAGSRTVLGPLQTNQRSKSLNQRGTKQESSQQLSCKNEDFSKSCYEKPAIKQPAFQIHVDEPDGACTKKPLQIEAVKAKSIEAESPLAISNAVARLRQPLATIDIPSAMDVSFDSPMDMSLVEGEEKPVNVNEVPEYAEEIYKYLREMEVKTRPKAGYMKKQPDITNSMRAILVDWLVEVGEEYKLQNETLYLAVNYIDRFLSSMSVLRGKLQLVGTAAMLLASKFEEIYPPEVAEFVYITDDTYTKKQVLRMEHLVLKVLSFDLAAPTINQFLTHYFLQHSVNKQVESLAMYLGELSLVDSDPFLKYLPSLTAAAAYVVANNIVTGGSLPKSLTEMTGYSLEELMPCVEDLHKLHLSAAQHAQQSVREKYKGPKYHEVSLIEAPTKLTLN